From Chromatiales bacterium, one genomic window encodes:
- a CDS encoding pyridoxal phosphate-dependent aminotransferase, translating into MSLAVSQRCQRVKPSPTMAVAAAAAELRAKGHDVIDLGAGEPDFDTPEHIRAAGIAAIQNGQTRYTQVEGTPALKTAIIDKFRRENNLSYAPDQIIVSSGAKQTCYNVCGAVLNPGDEAIVPAPYWVSYPDMIKLADAEPVIVAAMLEDGFKINPRSLEAAITPRTRLVFLNSPSNPTGAAYTRTELQALGAVLEKHPSIVIAADDMYEHIYWADEPFVSFAEACPNLYDRTVTINGVSKAYAMTGWRIGYAGGPKTIIAAMKKIQSQSTSNPCSISQAASVAALNGDQSCVREMTKAFRARHDYLVAALNEIPGFQCLASAGTFYAFPNVSDAIRAKGLKDDLAFAELLLSKAEVAMVPGSAFGAPGYIRLSFACSLDTLKETIRRLKTVIG; encoded by the coding sequence GTGAGTCTAGCAGTTTCCCAACGTTGCCAGCGCGTCAAGCCGTCGCCGACCATGGCCGTCGCGGCCGCCGCTGCCGAGCTGCGCGCCAAAGGTCACGACGTCATTGACCTCGGCGCCGGCGAGCCGGATTTCGACACCCCGGAACATATCCGTGCGGCCGGTATTGCCGCAATCCAGAACGGCCAGACCCGTTACACGCAGGTCGAAGGCACCCCTGCACTGAAGACCGCCATCATCGACAAGTTCCGGCGGGAAAATAACCTCAGCTACGCACCAGACCAGATCATCGTTTCCAGCGGCGCAAAACAGACCTGTTACAACGTCTGCGGCGCCGTGCTGAATCCCGGTGACGAGGCCATCGTGCCGGCGCCCTACTGGGTTTCCTATCCGGACATGATCAAGCTGGCCGACGCCGAGCCGGTGATCGTTGCCGCCATGCTGGAAGATGGCTTCAAGATCAACCCGCGTTCCCTGGAAGCGGCAATTACGCCCCGTACCAGGCTGGTTTTCCTCAATAGCCCTTCCAATCCGACCGGTGCCGCCTATACCCGCACAGAGCTGCAGGCACTCGGCGCCGTGCTGGAGAAACATCCGTCGATCGTGATCGCGGCTGACGACATGTATGAGCACATCTACTGGGCAGACGAACCCTTCGTCAGCTTCGCGGAAGCCTGCCCGAACCTCTACGACCGGACCGTGACGATCAACGGTGTATCCAAGGCCTATGCGATGACCGGATGGCGCATCGGTTACGCAGGCGGACCGAAGACCATCATTGCCGCGATGAAGAAGATCCAGAGCCAGAGCACTTCGAATCCCTGCAGCATTTCCCAGGCTGCGAGCGTGGCTGCCCTGAACGGCGACCAGTCCTGCGTACGGGAGATGACGAAAGCCTTTCGTGCCCGGCACGATTACCTGGTGGCGGCTCTGAACGAGATTCCCGGATTTCAGTGCCTGGCCTCGGCCGGCACCTTCTATGCCTTCCCGAACGTCAGCGACGCGATCCGGGCCAAGGGGCTGAAGGATGACCTGGCATTTGCCGAGCTCCTGCTGAGCAAGGCTGAGGTCGCCATGGTTCCCGGTTCTGCCTTTGGCGCGCCGGGCTATATCCGGCTCTCTTTTGCCTGCAGCCTGGATACCTTGAAGGAAACCATCCGCCGGCTGAAAACGGTGATAGGCTGA
- a CDS encoding DUF1049 domain-containing protein, which yields MLRSLIYSGLLLVFIGLAAVFGALNPGRISLDFAFQAIEVEKSVALMATLAVGWVFGLFCAGVGVLRLLSQRRALQRSLRLAEQEVQALRSLPVKDAD from the coding sequence ATGCTCCGCAGTTTGATTTACTCTGGTCTGCTGCTCGTATTTATCGGGCTGGCGGCCGTATTCGGTGCCCTGAATCCGGGGCGCATCAGTCTCGATTTTGCCTTTCAGGCCATTGAGGTCGAAAAATCCGTTGCCCTGATGGCAACCCTCGCGGTCGGCTGGGTCTTCGGTCTTTTCTGTGCGGGAGTTGGAGTCCTGCGTTTGCTGAGTCAGCGGCGCGCGCTGCAGCGATCGCTGCGCCTTGCCGAACAGGAAGTTCAGGCATTGCGCAGCCTGCCGGTCAAGGATGCCGACTGA
- the galU gene encoding UTP--glucose-1-phosphate uridylyltransferase GalU: protein MKGPVRTAVFPVAGRGTRFLPATKAMPKEMMPIVDKPLVQYAVEEALEAGVTRLVFITGSSKRAIEDHFDRDPELERALSVAGKQDLLDVVKAILPAGVSCVYIRQGEPLGLGHAVLCARPAVGDEPFYVHLPDDLIRAETGCLAQLRAHYEVHGSSVIAVQEVPPSRTRDYGIVAVDGNNRLQKIVEKPAPEVAPSRLAVVGRYLLVPKIFDILESTGRGAGGEIQLTDGIAGLLGTEAVYALPFAGQRYDCGSKLGYVQATVDYALADPALQDRLRAHLQTLR from the coding sequence ATGAAGGGACCAGTTCGCACGGCTGTTTTTCCGGTCGCCGGCCGGGGTACGCGCTTTTTGCCGGCGACCAAGGCCATGCCCAAGGAGATGATGCCTATCGTCGACAAACCGCTGGTCCAGTACGCGGTCGAGGAGGCACTGGAGGCCGGCGTAACCCGCCTGGTATTCATCACCGGCAGCAGCAAGCGTGCGATCGAAGATCACTTTGACCGTGATCCGGAGCTCGAACGTGCGCTGAGCGTGGCCGGAAAGCAGGATCTCCTCGATGTCGTCAAGGCGATCCTTCCAGCGGGTGTCTCCTGCGTCTACATACGACAGGGTGAGCCGCTCGGTCTCGGGCATGCAGTGCTCTGTGCCAGACCGGCCGTCGGCGATGAGCCCTTTTACGTGCACCTGCCTGACGACCTCATCCGCGCGGAAACGGGCTGTCTGGCCCAGCTGCGCGCGCACTACGAGGTTCATGGCTCGAGCGTGATTGCGGTACAGGAAGTGCCGCCGAGCCGTACACGCGACTACGGCATTGTCGCCGTCGATGGCAACAATCGCCTGCAGAAAATTGTCGAGAAGCCGGCACCGGAGGTCGCGCCGTCACGACTCGCCGTGGTGGGCCGCTATCTGCTGGTGCCAAAGATCTTCGACATCCTGGAGTCAACCGGGCGAGGGGCTGGCGGAGAAATACAGCTGACCGACGGTATCGCAGGACTGCTTGGCACCGAAGCGGTTTATGCCCTGCCATTTGCCGGCCAGCGCTACGATTGCGGCAGCAAGCTCGGCTATGTACAGGCTACCGTCGATTACGCGCTGGCTGATCCGGCCCTGCAGGACCGGTTGCGGGCACACCTGCAGACGCTGCGCTGA
- the rpsA gene encoding 30S ribosomal protein S1, producing the protein MTENFAELFEQSLANQRIKPGTILTGRVVEVSSEAVVVSAGLKSEAVIPASQFKNERGEMEVKVGDEVEVALDYLEDGFGETKLSRERAKRVRTWESLEDAFENSKIVKGVINGRVKGGFTVDIEFVRAFLPGSLVDVRPVRDPSYLEGKELEFKVIKLDRRRNNVVVSRRAVVEAEYSAEREALLVNLQEGSVVKGAVKNLTDYGAFVDLGGIDGLLHITDMAWKRVKHPSEVVTVGDEIEVKILRFDREKNRVSLGMKQLGSDPWKAISRRYPPNTRLFGKVTNIADYGCFVEIEEGVEGLVHVSEMDWTNKNVSPAKVVQIGDEVEVMVLDIDEERRRISLGIKQCKVNPWSDFAVGFNKGDKVSGKIKSITDFGIFIGLPGGIDGLVHLSDISWDIAGEEAVRNYKKGEDVDTVVLAIDPERERISLGIKQLDTDPFSRFLADFPKGTIMKGVISEVDARGAVVDLEGGIKGQLRASELSRDRVEDARTVLKVGDEVEAKFTGLDRKNRIVSLSIKAKDAHEEQQAMDSYRSEGGGSTGTTLGELLKEQISNSGDS; encoded by the coding sequence ATGACTGAAAATTTCGCCGAACTTTTCGAGCAGAGTCTCGCCAACCAGCGTATCAAGCCAGGCACGATCCTCACGGGTCGGGTGGTGGAAGTTTCCTCCGAGGCCGTCGTCGTCAGTGCCGGTCTCAAATCCGAAGCAGTTATTCCCGCCAGCCAGTTCAAGAACGAACGCGGCGAGATGGAGGTCAAGGTCGGCGACGAAGTCGAGGTTGCACTCGATTATCTTGAAGACGGCTTCGGCGAAACCAAGCTGTCGCGTGAACGCGCCAAGCGCGTGCGGACCTGGGAATCCCTTGAGGACGCATTCGAGAACAGCAAGATCGTCAAGGGAGTGATCAACGGACGCGTAAAGGGCGGCTTTACCGTCGATATCGAATTTGTCCGTGCGTTCCTGCCAGGCTCGCTGGTCGATGTACGGCCGGTACGTGATCCCTCCTATCTCGAGGGCAAGGAACTCGAATTCAAGGTCATCAAGCTCGACCGGCGTCGCAATAACGTGGTCGTTTCCCGGCGCGCCGTGGTCGAAGCTGAATACAGCGCCGAACGTGAAGCGCTGCTGGTCAACCTGCAGGAAGGTTCGGTCGTCAAGGGTGCGGTCAAGAACCTCACCGATTACGGCGCGTTCGTCGACCTCGGTGGTATCGACGGTCTGCTGCACATCACCGACATGGCCTGGAAGCGCGTCAAGCATCCTTCCGAAGTGGTCACGGTAGGCGACGAGATCGAAGTCAAGATCCTGCGCTTCGATCGCGAAAAGAACCGCGTTTCACTCGGCATGAAGCAACTGGGCTCTGATCCGTGGAAGGCTATCTCGCGGCGTTATCCGCCCAATACCCGCCTGTTCGGCAAGGTCACCAATATTGCTGACTATGGCTGCTTCGTCGAAATCGAGGAAGGCGTTGAGGGTCTGGTGCACGTATCCGAGATGGACTGGACCAACAAGAACGTCAGTCCGGCCAAGGTCGTGCAGATCGGCGATGAAGTCGAAGTGATGGTGCTGGATATCGACGAGGAGCGCCGGCGTATTTCCCTCGGTATCAAGCAGTGCAAGGTCAATCCGTGGTCGGACTTCGCCGTTGGCTTCAACAAGGGCGACAAGGTGTCGGGAAAGATCAAGTCGATTACCGACTTCGGCATCTTCATCGGGCTGCCGGGCGGTATAGATGGCCTTGTTCATCTCTCCGATATCTCCTGGGATATCGCGGGCGAGGAGGCCGTGCGCAATTACAAGAAGGGTGAGGACGTCGATACCGTGGTGCTGGCGATCGACCCCGAACGCGAGCGTATCTCGCTGGGTATCAAGCAGCTGGATACGGATCCCTTCTCCAGGTTCCTGGCGGATTTCCCCAAGGGCACCATCATGAAGGGTGTCATTTCCGAGGTGGACGCCCGCGGTGCAGTGGTCGATCTCGAAGGCGGGATCAAGGGCCAGTTGCGGGCCAGCGAGCTGTCGCGGGATCGCGTCGAAGATGCCCGTACGGTTCTCAAGGTCGGCGACGAAGTCGAGGCCAAGTTCACTGGTCTGGACCGCAAGAATCGTATCGTGTCCCTGTCCATCAAGGCGAAGGATGCTCACGAGGAGCAGCAGGCGATGGACAGCTACCGGTCCGAGGGCGGTGGCAGCACCGGAACCACCCTGGGCGAGTTGCTGAAAGAGCAGATTTCCAACTCTGGCGATTCCTGA
- a CDS encoding histidinol-phosphate transaminase: protein MPGPDRFSALAAEGVLGLKPYVPGKPLAELEREYGIRDSIKLASNENPLGPPPASVRAISAALGELALYPDGAAFELKNALAKRLAVDPAQITVGNGSNELLSLVAETFLTPATEAIYSQFAFLIYALSVQATGATARVARANPAGHAQALGHDLAAMKQLVTPATRLVFIANPNNPTGTWLGAGELRAFIGSLPANVLVLLDEAYGEYVAGSDWPDTVRWLDEFPNLIVTRTFSKMYALAGLRVGYSVSHPQVAELLNRVRQPFNVNSLAQVAACAALDDTAHVMRSRQLNAQGLVQLSSGLGALGWRVSPSAGNFVLADTGGPALPWYEKLLRAGVIVRPVANYGLPDHLRITVGLPEQNERLLSALRSLIDGKAPKP from the coding sequence ATGCCCGGGCCGGATCGCTTTTCAGCACTTGCCGCCGAGGGAGTGCTCGGCCTCAAGCCGTACGTGCCGGGCAAGCCGCTTGCCGAGCTGGAACGCGAGTACGGCATTCGTGATTCGATCAAGCTGGCCTCCAACGAGAATCCGCTCGGGCCCCCACCGGCAAGCGTCCGGGCGATCAGTGCGGCACTCGGTGAACTGGCGCTTTACCCGGACGGTGCTGCTTTCGAACTGAAGAACGCGCTGGCAAAGCGGCTGGCGGTCGATCCGGCACAGATCACGGTCGGCAACGGTTCCAATGAACTGCTGTCGCTGGTTGCCGAAACATTCCTGACGCCGGCGACCGAGGCGATCTATTCGCAGTTCGCCTTTCTGATCTATGCGCTGTCGGTACAGGCAACCGGAGCGACCGCGCGCGTGGCGCGGGCGAATCCGGCCGGCCATGCGCAGGCGCTCGGCCATGATCTCGCAGCAATGAAGCAGCTCGTTACGCCGGCAACACGGCTGGTCTTTATTGCCAATCCCAACAACCCGACCGGCACCTGGCTGGGTGCCGGGGAACTGCGGGCATTCATCGGCAGTCTCCCCGCAAACGTGCTGGTCCTGCTCGATGAGGCATACGGGGAGTACGTCGCAGGCTCTGACTGGCCGGATACGGTGCGCTGGCTCGACGAGTTTCCCAATCTGATCGTCACGCGTACTTTTTCCAAGATGTATGCGCTGGCCGGCCTGCGGGTCGGTTATTCGGTCAGCCATCCGCAAGTCGCCGAGTTGCTGAATCGCGTGCGTCAACCTTTCAATGTGAACTCGCTGGCGCAGGTTGCGGCCTGTGCAGCGCTCGACGATACAGCGCATGTCATGCGTTCGCGGCAGTTGAATGCACAGGGACTTGTGCAGCTGAGCAGCGGCCTGGGTGCGCTCGGCTGGCGCGTGTCGCCGTCAGCGGGCAACTTCGTGCTGGCCGATACGGGCGGTCCGGCACTGCCCTGGTACGAAAAGCTGCTGCGTGCCGGGGTCATCGTGCGGCCGGTTGCCAATTACGGATTGCCTGATCATCTGCGCATCACTGTCGGGCTTCCGGAACAAAACGAACGACTGCTGTCGGCACTGCGCAGTCTGATCGACGGGAAGGCGCCGAAACCATGA
- a CDS encoding integration host factor subunit beta, with protein sequence MTKSELIEVLARKQKHLPAKDVELAVKHLLDLMSDSLAGGQRIEIRGFGSLSLHFRPPRMGRNPKTGEAVALAGKHVPHFKPGKDLRDRVNENRHLPIKD encoded by the coding sequence ATGACCAAGTCAGAGTTGATCGAAGTTCTGGCCAGAAAGCAGAAGCATCTGCCGGCGAAGGATGTCGAGTTGGCGGTCAAGCACCTGCTCGACCTGATGAGCGATTCGCTGGCCGGTGGCCAGCGAATCGAGATCAGGGGCTTTGGCAGCCTGTCGCTGCATTTCCGTCCGCCACGCATGGGACGTAACCCCAAGACGGGTGAAGCTGTTGCGCTGGCCGGCAAGCATGTGCCGCACTTCAAGCCAGGCAAGGATCTGCGCGACCGGGTCAATGAGAACCGGCACCTGCCCATCAAGGACTGA
- the aroA gene encoding 3-phosphoshikimate 1-carboxyvinyltransferase translates to MSSTFTIRPSRRVAGTMRVPGDKSISHRALMLGAIASGKTRVSGFLPGEDCMATLAAVRAMGIDVEQHDATTITVMGKGLHGLRAASGALDMGNSGTAMRLFMGLLAAQDFDSKLIGDESLSRRPMERVAVPLRLMGAEISTTDGKPPVHISGRRKLQGIRYDMPVASAQLKSALLLAGLYADGDTVLAEPAVTRDHTERMLASLGQPVRRDGKVVSLSATGQLNGTDINVPGDLSSAAFFVLAGCLAAEGELVIDNVGLNPTRTGILRILELMGADLRVEPATGKCAEPVGRLVVRPSELQGVAIPPELVPLAIDEFPMVFVAAALARGETLVSGAAELRHKESDRISVMVAGLRTLGIEVDELPDGARIRGGRFSGGTIDSHGDHRVAMSFAIGAARAAGPVQILDTANVATSFPGFVRQASAVGLVIEADAGG, encoded by the coding sequence ATGAGCAGCACTTTCACGATCAGACCGTCACGACGTGTTGCCGGCACGATGCGGGTGCCGGGCGACAAGTCGATCTCGCACCGTGCCCTGATGCTCGGTGCCATCGCCAGCGGCAAGACCAGGGTCTCGGGCTTTCTGCCCGGTGAAGACTGCATGGCGACGCTGGCGGCCGTGCGGGCGATGGGCATCGATGTTGAGCAGCACGATGCGACCACGATTACGGTGATGGGCAAAGGGCTGCACGGATTGCGTGCGGCGTCCGGGGCGCTTGATATGGGCAACTCGGGTACGGCGATGCGCCTCTTCATGGGGCTGCTTGCGGCGCAGGATTTCGACAGCAAACTGATTGGCGATGAATCGCTGAGCCGTCGTCCGATGGAGCGGGTCGCGGTGCCGCTGCGGCTGATGGGCGCGGAAATCAGCACTACCGATGGCAAGCCGCCCGTGCATATTTCCGGCCGACGCAAGCTGCAGGGCATCCGCTACGACATGCCGGTTGCCAGCGCCCAGCTGAAGTCCGCACTGCTGCTGGCAGGCTTGTACGCCGACGGCGATACGGTGCTGGCCGAGCCGGCAGTGACCCGCGATCACACCGAACGGATGCTCGCCAGCCTGGGTCAGCCGGTCCGCCGTGACGGGAAAGTGGTGAGCCTGAGCGCAACCGGGCAACTCAACGGCACTGACATCAACGTGCCTGGCGATCTTTCCTCGGCAGCGTTCTTTGTGCTTGCCGGCTGCCTCGCGGCGGAAGGTGAGCTGGTCATCGACAACGTGGGGCTGAATCCCACTCGTACCGGCATCCTGCGCATACTCGAGCTGATGGGTGCCGACTTGCGCGTTGAACCGGCAACTGGCAAGTGCGCCGAGCCCGTCGGGCGTCTGGTCGTTCGGCCATCGGAACTGCAGGGCGTGGCGATTCCGCCGGAGCTGGTGCCGCTGGCCATCGATGAATTTCCGATGGTGTTTGTCGCTGCAGCGCTTGCGCGCGGCGAGACCCTGGTAAGCGGTGCCGCGGAGCTTCGTCACAAGGAGAGCGATCGCATCAGTGTGATGGTGGCCGGCCTGCGCACGCTGGGTATCGAGGTCGATGAACTGCCAGATGGCGCGCGCATCCGTGGCGGCCGTTTCAGCGGCGGTACGATCGACAGCCACGGCGATCATCGGGTGGCAATGTCATTTGCCATTGGTGCTGCCCGTGCCGCCGGGCCGGTGCAGATTCTGGATACCGCCAACGTTGCGACCTCTTTCCCGGGTTTCGTGCGCCAGGCGTCTGCCGTCGGCCTGGTCATCGAGGCGGATGCCGGTGGCTGA
- a CDS encoding helix-hairpin-helix domain-containing protein: protein MRKFICLGILGLLPALAGAGPVDINTADAATIARELNGVGESRARAIVEYREKNGRFASPDDVMKVSGIGPQVLKLNRENIRTGQAAKTINQQ, encoded by the coding sequence ATGCGCAAATTCATATGTCTGGGCATTCTGGGACTGCTTCCCGCGCTGGCTGGCGCAGGGCCGGTCGACATCAATACAGCTGATGCCGCAACCATCGCACGTGAATTGAACGGTGTGGGCGAGAGTCGTGCGCGCGCCATCGTCGAGTATCGGGAGAAGAACGGGCGCTTTGCCTCGCCGGACGATGTGATGAAGGTCTCCGGCATCGGTCCGCAGGTACTTAAGTTGAATCGCGAGAATATCCGCACCGGTCAGGCTGCCAAGACCATCAATCAGCAATAG
- the pheA gene encoding prephenate dehydratase: protein MVKKRQKSATRKTSPKAPALAVLREEIDAVDKQIQALIAERAGLAQRVALAKGEGVPATGYYRPEREAEVLRGVVARNKGPLSDEEMVRLFREIMSACLAQEQPLKVGYLGPEGTFSQSAVYKHFGHSVRALPLGMIDEVFHEVESGAADFGVVPIENSTEGTVNHTLDMFLTSPLKICGEVEMRIRQHLLGNVTGLDKVVRVSAHPQSLAQCRAWLREYLPGVELLPASSNAEGARRARDEAGTAAIAGDAAAEVYGLQKLVTDIEDRPDNTTRFLVIGRELLAASGCDKTSLLLSTQDTDDAGALQKLLAPLADHQVNMSRIESRPSRRRKWHYVFFVDIDGHAEDKNVALALAGLQKRAQLFRVLGSYPKAIL from the coding sequence ATGGTCAAGAAACGGCAGAAATCCGCCACGCGCAAGACCAGCCCCAAAGCTCCGGCTCTGGCCGTGCTGCGCGAGGAGATCGACGCCGTCGACAAGCAGATCCAGGCGCTGATCGCCGAGCGTGCCGGCCTGGCGCAGCGGGTTGCCCTGGCCAAGGGCGAGGGCGTTCCAGCGACGGGCTACTACCGTCCGGAACGTGAAGCCGAGGTGCTGCGCGGCGTTGTGGCGCGCAACAAGGGTCCGTTGAGTGACGAGGAAATGGTTCGCCTGTTTCGCGAGATCATGTCGGCCTGCCTCGCCCAGGAGCAGCCGCTCAAGGTCGGCTATCTGGGGCCGGAAGGTACCTTCAGCCAGTCGGCCGTATACAAGCACTTCGGGCACTCGGTTCGCGCGCTGCCGCTCGGCATGATCGACGAGGTCTTTCATGAGGTCGAGTCGGGCGCTGCAGATTTCGGCGTGGTGCCGATCGAGAACTCCACCGAAGGCACGGTCAACCATACGCTCGACATGTTCCTGACTTCACCGCTGAAGATCTGCGGTGAGGTTGAAATGCGCATCCGCCAGCATCTGCTTGGCAACGTCACAGGTCTCGACAAGGTGGTGCGGGTCAGCGCGCACCCGCAGTCGCTGGCCCAGTGCCGTGCGTGGCTGCGGGAATACCTGCCTGGTGTCGAACTGCTGCCAGCGAGCAGCAATGCTGAAGGTGCGCGCCGGGCGCGTGACGAGGCGGGCACGGCGGCGATTGCCGGTGATGCGGCAGCCGAGGTTTACGGGCTGCAGAAGCTGGTCACTGATATCGAGGACCGTCCGGATAACACCACCCGCTTTCTGGTGATCGGCAGGGAGCTGCTGGCAGCCAGCGGTTGTGACAAGACCAGTCTGTTGCTCTCGACGCAGGATACGGATGATGCCGGCGCCTTGCAGAAACTGCTGGCGCCGCTTGCTGATCATCAGGTCAACATGAGCCGTATCGAGTCGCGGCCGTCCCGTCGGCGCAAATGGCACTACGTGTTTTTTGTCGATATTGACGGCCATGCCGAAGACAAGAACGTTGCCCTGGCGCTTGCCGGACTGCAAAAGCGTGCGCAGCTGTTCCGCGTACTTGGTTCCTATCCCAAGGCCATACTCTAA
- a CDS encoding tetratricopeptide repeat protein, with product MPTESTFLFAGLLFLAAALGYVFARYGDADDDEDDTRESARANFVRGFRHLLDEEPDQAVEIFTNSGDINEEGLDTQIAIGGLFRRRGEVDRAIRMHQNLLDRPGISRSQRDKARFALAEDYFSAGLFDRAEDLYLQLREAGEYRVAALRRLLRICEVTAEWDRAVDLCGELLRIEPGSVAPAQLAHYYCELAENARKKSEWHEAYRLLEQAEAVEPGKLRCALIRGDLAADQGRAEAAAAAYVEIARTVPAMLGDVLPRVLRTVPESGLEALLNEVTETPEGLRGIALAVIRDPQIVHPAAIDCLGRFIEQQPILRDLAGAGVPLSATPDARREAIGRVRKALHQLSRPGTSYQCADCGYYSSSLQWQCPGCRAWDTVRAADRLLFKGSPV from the coding sequence ATGCCGACTGAATCCACATTCCTGTTTGCCGGGCTATTGTTTCTGGCCGCGGCGCTCGGATACGTCTTTGCACGCTACGGCGATGCCGATGACGACGAGGATGATACGCGCGAGTCTGCCCGCGCCAACTTCGTCAGGGGATTCCGTCATTTGCTGGATGAGGAACCGGACCAGGCGGTCGAGATCTTTACCAACAGCGGTGATATCAACGAGGAAGGTCTGGATACCCAGATCGCCATCGGTGGCCTGTTCCGGCGGCGGGGCGAGGTCGACCGCGCCATCCGCATGCACCAGAACCTGCTCGATCGTCCGGGGATCAGTCGCTCTCAGCGTGACAAGGCACGTTTCGCGCTGGCTGAAGACTACTTCAGTGCCGGTCTGTTTGATCGTGCTGAAGACCTGTACCTGCAGCTCAGGGAGGCCGGCGAGTATCGCGTCGCTGCCCTGAGGCGCCTGCTGCGGATCTGTGAGGTTACCGCCGAGTGGGATCGCGCCGTCGATCTCTGTGGCGAGTTGTTGCGGATCGAGCCAGGCAGCGTGGCGCCGGCTCAGCTGGCCCACTACTACTGCGAACTGGCTGAAAATGCCCGCAAGAAAAGCGAGTGGCACGAGGCGTATCGGCTGCTGGAACAGGCCGAGGCGGTTGAGCCCGGGAAATTGCGCTGCGCGCTGATTCGCGGCGATCTCGCTGCGGACCAGGGACGGGCCGAGGCTGCGGCTGCAGCCTATGTGGAAATTGCCAGGACTGTTCCGGCGATGCTTGGCGATGTGCTGCCCCGTGTCCTGCGCACCGTGCCGGAGTCCGGACTTGAGGCGCTCCTGAACGAGGTCACGGAGACACCCGAGGGGCTGCGTGGCATTGCCCTTGCCGTCATTCGTGATCCGCAGATCGTTCATCCGGCGGCCATCGACTGCCTCGGACGGTTCATCGAGCAGCAGCCGATACTGCGCGACCTGGCGGGTGCGGGCGTGCCTTTGTCGGCGACGCCGGACGCGCGACGGGAGGCGATCGGACGGGTGCGCAAGGCGCTCCATCAGCTGTCGCGACCCGGCACGAGTTATCAGTGCGCCGACTGCGGATACTACAGCTCATCCCTGCAGTGGCAGTGCCCCGGCTGCCGCGCGTGGGACACGGTCCGGGCTGCTGACCGGCTGTTATTCAAAGGTTCGCCGGTATAA
- a CDS encoding (d)CMP kinase, producing the protein MPVAETTASAVPVTTIDGPGGAGKGTISRLLADQLGWHLLDSGALYRLVALEAANRAVALDTEAEVAKIAASLDVRFDASGGEERVWLGGADVTQAIRTEACAQGASVVAVLPAVRAALVERQRSFRQPPGLVADGRDMGTVIFPDAGLKVFLTASVEERARRRHKQLKDKGIDVSLAALSRDMADRDRRDSERSVAPLSPGQDARILDTTGMSIPEVVALMSRWVSERFPGASRQRG; encoded by the coding sequence ATGCCGGTGGCTGAGACGACCGCCAGCGCAGTCCCGGTGACAACCATCGATGGGCCCGGCGGAGCGGGCAAGGGCACGATCAGCCGCTTGCTGGCTGACCAGCTCGGATGGCACCTGCTTGACAGCGGGGCCCTGTACCGGCTCGTCGCGCTTGAGGCCGCCAACAGGGCTGTGGCGCTGGACACCGAGGCCGAGGTTGCGAAGATCGCCGCCAGTCTGGATGTGCGCTTCGATGCGTCAGGCGGCGAGGAGCGGGTCTGGCTGGGCGGTGCTGATGTCACGCAGGCGATTCGTACCGAGGCCTGCGCTCAGGGCGCTTCGGTGGTCGCCGTGCTTCCGGCGGTGCGGGCCGCGCTTGTGGAGCGGCAACGGAGTTTCCGGCAGCCGCCGGGACTGGTCGCCGATGGTCGCGATATGGGTACGGTTATTTTCCCGGACGCAGGGCTCAAGGTCTTCCTGACGGCAAGCGTTGAGGAACGGGCCCGCAGGCGCCATAAGCAGTTGAAGGACAAGGGTATTGATGTTAGCCTTGCGGCCCTTTCAAGGGACATGGCGGACCGCGACCGGCGTGATTCGGAGCGGTCTGTTGCACCGTTGAGTCCCGGTCAGGACGCGCGAATTCTGGATACCACCGGTATGTCCATACCTGAGGTGGTGGCTTTGATGTCGCGCTGGGTCAGTGAACGTTTCCCCGGGGCTTCACGGCAACGGGGTTGA